A genomic window from Alkalihalobacillus sp. AL-G includes:
- the paaX gene encoding phenylacetic acid degradation operon negative regulatory protein PaaX — MENSLNTRSMIFTLYGDYIRHYGNDIWIGSLIRLLKEFGHNEQSVRAAISRMNKQGWVTAERKGNKSYYQLTKQGVKRMEEAADRIFKFQPVSWDGKWRMFTYTIPEEQRNIRDELRKELVWSGFGLLSNSFWISPNNQEVQIEQMIEKYDIREFVHFFASEYKGPHSSRKLVDECWDLNDINDRYDDFIKTYSQKYVIDKHKIEKSEMTDGECFVERTKLVHEYRKFLFVDPGLPQELLPAKWLGDHAASLFSEYYKALAQPASRFFEDVFSEGNEVKNKDKKYDVLNHPLMIDPNQ, encoded by the coding sequence ATGGAAAATAGTTTGAACACACGGTCAATGATTTTTACATTATACGGCGATTATATCCGTCATTACGGAAACGATATATGGATTGGCAGCTTAATTCGGCTGCTGAAGGAATTCGGGCATAATGAACAATCTGTTCGAGCGGCAATTTCAAGAATGAACAAACAGGGCTGGGTAACCGCTGAGCGAAAAGGGAACAAAAGCTACTATCAATTGACGAAACAAGGTGTCAAGCGGATGGAAGAAGCCGCAGACCGGATTTTTAAATTTCAACCTGTCTCATGGGATGGAAAGTGGCGGATGTTTACGTACACCATTCCTGAAGAACAACGAAATATCCGGGATGAACTGAGGAAAGAGCTTGTTTGGAGTGGATTTGGACTTCTTTCGAATAGCTTTTGGATATCCCCAAACAATCAGGAAGTACAGATTGAGCAAATGATTGAAAAGTACGATATTCGGGAGTTTGTACACTTTTTTGCATCCGAGTATAAAGGGCCACATTCGAGCAGGAAACTTGTAGATGAGTGTTGGGACCTTAACGATATCAACGATCGATATGATGATTTTATTAAAACGTATAGCCAAAAGTATGTAATTGACAAACATAAAATCGAAAAAAGTGAAATGACTGATGGGGAATGCTTTGTTGAGCGAACGAAGCTTGTCCATGAATACCGGAAGTTTCTGTTCGTCGACCCTGGTCTTCCACAAGAGCTGTTGCCTGCAAAATGGCTCGGTGACCATGCTGCAAGCTTGTTTAGTGAATATTATAAAGCACTTGCTCAGCCTGCAAGCCGATTTTTTGAGGATGTATTCAGTGAAGGAAATGAAGTCAAAAATAAAGATAAGAAGTATGATGTGTTGAATCACCCGTTGATGATCGATCCGAACCAATGA
- a CDS encoding enoyl-CoA hydratase/isomerase family protein, producing the protein MVNKETIKTWTEDRVGVIQLDRSKVLNALNRRMVTEILQTLEEWDRDDKISVMVVTGNDKLFAAGADIDEMAEDDSISLELLNQFAEWDRIAWVKKPIIAAVNGYCLGGAFELALSCDLIVAAEDAQFGFPEINLGVMPGAGGTVRLTKLMGRTKALEWLWLGEYMTAKTACENGVVNRTVAPELVFEETMKLARKIARQAPLSVRMIKETVNKSVDHSVYEAMQFERKNFYMLFSSEDQKEGMNAFVKKRKPRFKGK; encoded by the coding sequence ATGGTGAATAAGGAAACAATCAAAACCTGGACAGAGGATCGCGTTGGTGTCATTCAACTTGACCGGTCTAAAGTGCTCAACGCACTGAACCGCAGGATGGTCACAGAAATTCTTCAGACGCTTGAAGAGTGGGATCGTGACGATAAGATTTCTGTCATGGTCGTTACAGGGAATGATAAGCTGTTTGCAGCCGGCGCTGACATTGATGAGATGGCAGAAGACGATTCCATTTCACTTGAACTCCTCAACCAGTTCGCCGAGTGGGATCGGATTGCATGGGTGAAGAAGCCCATCATCGCTGCTGTCAATGGCTATTGCCTTGGCGGAGCGTTCGAGCTTGCTCTCAGCTGTGACCTGATCGTTGCAGCAGAGGATGCCCAGTTCGGTTTTCCTGAAATCAACCTCGGCGTGATGCCTGGGGCTGGGGGAACAGTTCGATTAACGAAATTGATGGGGCGGACAAAAGCACTTGAGTGGCTCTGGCTAGGAGAATATATGACAGCGAAAACGGCGTGTGAGAATGGTGTGGTCAACCGTACAGTTGCGCCTGAACTTGTATTTGAGGAAACGATGAAGCTTGCTCGTAAAATTGCAAGACAAGCACCGCTATCTGTCAGAATGATCAAAGAAACCGTCAACAAGTCAGTTGATCACTCCGTTTATGAAGCGATGCAGTTTGAACGGAAGAACTTTTACATGCTATTTTCTTCAGAGGATCAGAAGGAAGGTATGAACGCATTCGTGAAAAAGCGAAAACCCCGGTTTAAAGGGAAATAA
- a CDS encoding nitronate monooxygenase family protein, translating to MNPVCQLLNIRYPILQGGMGNVSNAPLSAAISEAGGLGTIGIGTLSPVEIEQLIIDTKKRTGNPFAVNIPLSVTPFVKEAVQSMFQYEVPVVVLSAGNPAPYIPKFKENGLTVICVVASVKHAQKAEKAGADIIVAEGYEAAGINATEESTTMTLIPQVTDAVKIPVVAAGGIGDGRGLAAALSLGATGVQMGTRFIATQEGVFHESYKQKLVEANDTDTTIVGRKYGKIRRLLKTAYAEQLQKDEAAGVDQQTFIDKTTEEFHLRGAVQGNFAEGFINSGQIAGLVGDVPTVDGLIQRMVKEAEQQLKVIERLL from the coding sequence ATGAACCCAGTTTGTCAGTTATTGAACATCCGATATCCGATACTTCAAGGTGGGATGGGAAACGTCTCAAATGCTCCTTTATCAGCAGCGATTTCAGAGGCAGGCGGATTGGGTACGATTGGGATTGGCACTCTTTCCCCAGTGGAAATTGAACAACTGATAATCGATACGAAAAAACGAACGGGCAATCCATTTGCAGTCAATATCCCATTAAGTGTGACACCATTCGTTAAGGAAGCAGTTCAATCGATGTTCCAATATGAAGTCCCGGTTGTCGTTTTATCTGCTGGAAACCCCGCTCCATATATTCCTAAGTTTAAGGAAAATGGACTTACTGTAATCTGTGTTGTCGCTTCTGTAAAGCATGCTCAAAAAGCAGAGAAAGCTGGTGCGGATATCATTGTGGCAGAAGGTTATGAAGCAGCGGGAATCAATGCGACTGAAGAGTCGACAACGATGACGTTGATTCCACAGGTTACCGATGCGGTGAAAATCCCTGTAGTCGCTGCCGGTGGGATAGGAGATGGTCGTGGACTGGCAGCAGCACTATCGCTTGGTGCGACAGGAGTACAAATGGGTACACGCTTTATTGCAACCCAAGAAGGTGTATTCCATGAAAGCTATAAACAGAAGCTAGTTGAGGCAAATGATACAGATACAACCATCGTTGGTAGAAAGTACGGGAAGATTCGTCGGTTGCTGAAAACAGCCTATGCTGAACAGTTACAAAAAGATGAAGCAGCTGGAGTTGACCAACAAACCTTTATCGATAAAACAACAGAAGAATTTCACTTAAGAGGAGCGGTGCAAGGGAATTTTGCTGAAGGATTCATCAATTCAGGTCAAATTGCAGGGCTGGTTGGTGATGTTCCTACTGTCGATGGGTTAATCCAACGAATGGTGAAAGAAGCTGAACAACAATTGAAAGTAATCGAACGATTATTGTAA
- a CDS encoding 3-oxoadipyl-CoA thiolase produces MREVVIVDAVRTPIGRYKGTLKSIRPDDLGSVVIKSLMERNPNLSANEIEEVVFGNANGAGEENRNVARMSALLADLPVEVGGTTINRLCGSGLDAVSYAARAIMAGEGDVFIAGGTESMTRAPYVMGKPEQEFARGNQEMFDTTIGWRFVNPLLDEKYGTDSMPETAENVARDFQVSRDQQDQFAYDSQQKAKKAMDSGRLKDEIVPVSYTDRKGNEIVVDTDEHPRPTTSLEKLSSLRSIFPNGTITAGNASGINDGASALLLMSKEKAEAVGLKPMAKYITSATAGLEPRVMGLGPIYASRKVLKRAGLSIDDLGLIELNEAFASQSLECIRQLELNAEKVNVNGGAIAYGHPLGASGARILTTLLHEMKKQNTRYGLATMCIGVGQGIAAIVEGYNN; encoded by the coding sequence ATGCGTGAAGTCGTTATAGTTGATGCGGTCCGGACACCGATTGGACGCTATAAAGGTACATTAAAAAGCATTCGTCCTGATGACCTTGGAAGTGTCGTCATCAAATCGTTAATGGAACGAAACCCAAACCTATCTGCTAATGAAATCGAGGAAGTCGTGTTTGGAAATGCTAATGGAGCGGGTGAAGAAAACCGAAACGTTGCTCGTATGTCCGCACTTCTTGCTGATCTCCCAGTTGAGGTCGGTGGTACGACAATCAACCGTCTCTGCGGGTCTGGCCTTGATGCAGTGAGTTACGCTGCACGCGCAATCATGGCAGGCGAAGGGGACGTCTTCATCGCAGGTGGAACAGAAAGCATGACAAGGGCGCCATATGTGATGGGCAAGCCCGAGCAGGAATTCGCCCGTGGGAACCAGGAAATGTTTGATACGACTATTGGTTGGCGCTTTGTGAATCCACTTTTAGATGAAAAGTACGGAACTGACAGTATGCCAGAGACGGCAGAAAATGTCGCAAGGGACTTCCAAGTATCACGTGATCAACAGGATCAATTCGCGTATGATAGTCAGCAGAAGGCTAAAAAGGCGATGGATTCCGGCCGATTAAAGGATGAAATCGTCCCTGTCTCATATACGGATCGGAAAGGGAATGAAATCGTTGTTGATACAGATGAACATCCGAGGCCGACAACTTCACTCGAAAAACTGTCCTCTTTACGTTCCATTTTTCCGAACGGAACGATAACAGCAGGGAATGCATCCGGTATTAACGACGGTGCCTCGGCATTATTACTGATGAGTAAAGAGAAGGCTGAAGCAGTAGGTTTGAAACCGATGGCGAAATACATTACATCAGCGACGGCTGGCCTTGAGCCGCGTGTGATGGGACTTGGACCAATATACGCATCCCGTAAAGTGCTGAAGCGAGCAGGATTGAGTATAGATGATCTCGGTCTTATCGAACTAAATGAGGCGTTCGCTTCACAGTCTCTAGAGTGTATCCGACAGCTTGAGTTGAACGCTGAAAAGGTAAATGTCAACGGTGGTGCGATTGCGTATGGACATCCGCTTGGGGCTAGTGGCGCTCGTATTTTAACCACTCTTTTGCACGAAATGAAAAAACAAAATACTCGCTATGGTCTAGCCACGATGTGTATTGGTGTCGGACAGGGAATTGCCGCGATTGTTGAAGGTTACAACAACTGA
- a CDS encoding enoyl-CoA hydratase-related protein, translated as MSSILYEVKNHIAYVTINRPEVLNCFNLDTLKQLGDVVEQIHHNPEVRVAIFTGAGDKSFSAGADLKERKSLTEHEVRRNVTKIREVFTAVDKLPQPTIAAVNGYAFGGGFELALSCDFRIAVEGAKMGLTELGWAIIPGAGGTQRLPRLIGQAKAMELILTAKKLSSEEALGYGIVNEVVSGDSLIQTAEQWAERMLQNGPIALKQAKYAIKQGMNVDLETGLNLEAKAYEVTIPTKDRVEALVAFGEKRPPQFKGE; from the coding sequence ATGTCATCTATTTTATATGAAGTGAAAAATCATATTGCTTACGTCACCATTAATCGACCTGAGGTTCTTAACTGCTTTAATTTAGATACGTTAAAGCAGCTTGGTGACGTCGTTGAACAAATTCATCATAACCCTGAGGTTCGTGTAGCCATTTTCACAGGGGCTGGAGATAAATCATTCAGTGCTGGAGCAGATTTGAAAGAACGAAAATCGTTGACCGAGCATGAGGTACGAAGAAACGTGACAAAGATACGCGAGGTGTTCACTGCTGTTGATAAGCTTCCGCAGCCAACGATCGCAGCGGTGAACGGTTATGCGTTTGGCGGAGGCTTCGAGCTTGCACTTTCATGTGATTTCCGAATTGCTGTAGAGGGTGCGAAAATGGGACTGACGGAGCTAGGCTGGGCAATCATCCCTGGGGCAGGTGGCACACAACGCCTTCCGAGATTGATTGGACAAGCTAAAGCGATGGAACTCATTCTTACCGCTAAAAAACTAAGCTCAGAGGAAGCATTAGGTTATGGAATTGTAAACGAAGTCGTTTCTGGTGACAGTTTGATTCAAACGGCTGAACAATGGGCGGAAAGAATGCTTCAAAATGGACCGATTGCACTTAAGCAAGCGAAATATGCAATCAAACAAGGAATGAATGTTGACCTTGAGACAGGTCTTAACCTTGAAGCAAAAGCCTATGAGGTAACGATTCCGACAAAGGATCGCGTAGAAGCACTTGTCGCTTTCGGTGAAAAACGTCCACCGCAATTTAAAGGAGAATAA
- a CDS encoding enoyl-CoA hydratase-related protein gives MYETIQYEMKNNVAWIKLNRPEKFNAFTEQMNSEITKALKEADRDKEVRCLVITGNGRAFSSGEDLAGVKQDTDHAEILRKRYNPMVKKLASVEKPVIAAVNGVAAGAGMSIALACDFRVLSEKASFIEAFINVGLVPDSGNLYYLPRLVGHAKALELAVMGEKITAEEAKDLGLATKVIPLDQWEEDVAAFAEHLAQKPTKAIGLIKRYLQKSWDSDLNEMLENEAYAQRTAGQTQDHAEGVQAFMEKRKPEFKGF, from the coding sequence ATGTATGAAACGATTCAATACGAAATGAAGAACAACGTTGCCTGGATTAAACTGAACCGCCCTGAAAAGTTTAATGCCTTCACAGAACAGATGAATTCAGAAATCACAAAAGCGTTGAAAGAGGCAGACCGAGATAAAGAGGTTCGGTGTCTCGTCATTACAGGGAACGGACGAGCATTTTCCTCAGGGGAAGATTTGGCGGGGGTCAAACAGGATACGGATCATGCCGAGATTTTACGTAAACGATACAACCCGATGGTAAAAAAACTCGCAAGTGTCGAGAAACCGGTTATTGCTGCTGTTAATGGCGTAGCAGCAGGAGCCGGAATGAGCATAGCGCTTGCCTGCGATTTCCGTGTATTATCAGAGAAAGCGAGTTTTATAGAAGCGTTCATCAACGTAGGGCTCGTGCCTGATTCAGGGAATTTGTACTACCTGCCTAGATTAGTAGGGCATGCGAAAGCACTTGAACTCGCAGTCATGGGTGAAAAGATTACAGCGGAAGAGGCGAAGGACCTTGGACTAGCGACAAAGGTGATCCCGCTCGATCAGTGGGAGGAAGACGTCGCAGCATTTGCAGAACATCTGGCTCAAAAGCCGACCAAAGCGATCGGCTTGATCAAGCGATACTTACAAAAAAGCTGGGACAGTGACTTGAATGAAATGCTAGAGAACGAAGCATATGCCCAGCGTACAGCAGGGCAAACACAAGACCATGCGGAAGGTGTACAGGCCTTCATGGAAAAACGAAAGCCCGAATTCAAAGGCTTTTAA
- a CDS encoding aldehyde dehydrogenase produces the protein MSTTKEQQQVATEMKRDAYKMMINGQQVDSVSGETFTTYNPSTGEALAQVAKAGTADVDQAVEAARNAFEKGKWPKYPVGKRARVLNKIASIMRSRFNELVELEVLNSGKSLSAAQGQVMQAVENFEFYAGAIVGHRGHVNNMPGPFTNHTMNEPVGVCAQIIPWNYPMMMASWKVAPAIAAGNSIVLKPASLTPLTAIILTEICHEAGVPEGVVNIVTGPGSTVGAHLVEHSGVDKVAFTGETNTGKDIMAKASETLKRVTLELGGKSPNLVFEDTNLDAAVDGSLFGIFYNTGQSCEARSRLFVHEDIYDAFMEKFVEKTKKLTLGNPLDQGTHIGSIISESQVNVIDGYVKEAEKEGAKVVVGGGRAKVEGFENGHWYLPTVITDVTNDMKVAQEEIFGPVVVVMKFSDEREVIKLANDTEFGLAAAIWTTDHARANRVAAKLRAGTIMINSPFSAFPGTPFGGYKQSGFGRELCIETLDLYTETKSVISYVGGKPLNPFGI, from the coding sequence ATGAGTACAACTAAAGAACAACAGCAGGTGGCGACAGAAATGAAACGTGACGCTTATAAGATGATGATCAACGGACAACAAGTAGACAGTGTTTCAGGTGAAACGTTTACGACTTACAATCCGTCAACAGGGGAAGCTTTAGCACAAGTAGCTAAGGCTGGAACAGCGGATGTCGATCAAGCGGTAGAAGCAGCTCGTAATGCTTTTGAAAAAGGGAAATGGCCGAAATATCCGGTTGGAAAGCGTGCACGCGTATTGAACAAAATTGCTTCAATCATGCGTAGCCGATTCAACGAACTTGTAGAATTAGAAGTGTTGAACAGCGGGAAATCCCTTTCTGCAGCACAAGGTCAAGTGATGCAGGCAGTTGAAAACTTCGAATTTTACGCGGGTGCAATTGTAGGTCACCGTGGTCATGTGAACAACATGCCAGGTCCATTCACGAACCATACGATGAATGAGCCAGTAGGAGTATGTGCACAGATCATTCCATGGAACTATCCGATGATGATGGCTTCTTGGAAAGTGGCACCAGCGATTGCTGCAGGTAACTCGATCGTGTTGAAGCCAGCAAGCCTAACACCGCTGACTGCAATTATTTTAACGGAAATCTGTCATGAAGCAGGGGTTCCTGAAGGTGTTGTAAACATCGTAACAGGACCTGGTTCAACAGTTGGAGCTCATCTTGTTGAACATTCTGGTGTCGATAAAGTTGCCTTTACTGGTGAAACGAACACAGGTAAAGACATCATGGCAAAAGCTTCTGAAACATTGAAGCGAGTTACACTCGAGCTTGGCGGAAAATCTCCTAACCTCGTATTCGAAGACACAAACCTTGATGCAGCGGTAGATGGTTCATTGTTCGGTATTTTCTACAACACAGGACAGTCTTGTGAAGCACGCTCTCGTCTATTTGTTCATGAAGACATTTACGATGCATTCATGGAAAAGTTTGTGGAAAAGACGAAGAAGCTTACGCTTGGCAACCCGCTTGACCAAGGAACTCACATTGGTTCGATCATTAGTGAAAGCCAGGTTAATGTAATCGATGGCTATGTAAAGGAAGCTGAAAAAGAAGGCGCTAAAGTAGTCGTCGGCGGTGGCCGTGCGAAGGTAGAAGGTTTTGAAAATGGGCACTGGTACTTGCCGACTGTCATTACAGATGTAACGAACGACATGAAGGTCGCCCAAGAGGAAATCTTCGGACCTGTAGTGGTTGTCATGAAGTTCAGCGATGAGCGAGAAGTGATCAAGCTTGCAAACGATACAGAATTCGGTCTTGCAGCTGCGATCTGGACGACGGATCACGCTCGTGCAAATCGTGTAGCGGCCAAGCTGAGAGCTGGAACGATCATGATCAATTCGCCATTCTCTGCATTCCCAGGTACACCATTCGGCGGATATAAGCAATCTGGATTTGGTAGAGAGCTATGTATCGAGACACTTGACCTCTATACAGAAACGAAGAGTGTCATTTCATATGTTGGCGGGAAGCCTTTAAATCCGTTCGGAATCTAA
- a CDS encoding 3-hydroxyacyl-CoA dehydrogenase, protein MIKHITVIGSGVMGRGIAYVAAVGGYKTSLVDISEKALENAQTEINAIFAKGVQRNKLTEEEASAGMERMSYSSNLQAIVSNTDMVIEAVPENLEIKKNIFETIDQHAPEHCYFATNTSTMSPTEIASFTDRPGKVIAMHFFNPVHKMPLVEIIKGLDTAEETVKLANEVAAKMGKETVTVNEFPGFVTSRISALVGNEAFYMLQEGVGSPEEIDKAIKLGLNYPMGPFELGDLVGLDTRLNNLKYLHETLGEKYRPCPLLVKYVKAGRFGRKSGMGVYDYTDGEKGGKNHA, encoded by the coding sequence GTGATTAAACATATTACAGTCATCGGATCAGGAGTAATGGGGCGCGGGATTGCATACGTTGCTGCGGTTGGTGGATACAAAACGTCGCTTGTTGATATTTCTGAAAAAGCATTGGAAAATGCTCAAACAGAGATCAATGCCATTTTCGCAAAAGGGGTTCAACGTAATAAGCTGACAGAAGAGGAAGCGAGTGCTGGCATGGAACGAATGTCATACTCTTCGAATCTACAAGCTATTGTTTCAAATACCGATATGGTCATTGAAGCGGTCCCTGAGAACCTAGAGATAAAGAAAAATATCTTTGAGACGATCGATCAACATGCTCCAGAGCACTGCTATTTTGCTACGAATACGTCTACAATGAGTCCAACTGAAATTGCATCGTTCACCGATCGTCCAGGTAAGGTCATTGCCATGCACTTTTTTAATCCTGTCCATAAGATGCCGCTCGTTGAAATCATCAAAGGGCTTGATACAGCGGAAGAAACGGTCAAGCTAGCGAATGAAGTCGCAGCGAAAATGGGAAAGGAAACCGTAACCGTCAATGAGTTTCCTGGTTTTGTCACAAGTAGAATCAGTGCACTTGTTGGGAATGAGGCGTTTTATATGCTTCAGGAAGGTGTCGGTTCACCTGAGGAGATAGATAAAGCAATCAAGCTTGGGTTGAATTATCCGATGGGCCCGTTTGAACTTGGTGACCTTGTCGGCTTGGATACAAGATTGAACAATCTGAAGTATTTACACGAAACGCTTGGTGAAAAATACCGTCCATGCCCGCTGCTCGTAAAATATGTAAAGGCAGGACGTTTCGGACGGAAATCCGGAATGGGCGTTTACGATTATACAGATGGAGAAAAAGGAGGGAAAAATCATGCGTGA
- a CDS encoding gamma carbonic anhydrase family protein yields the protein MLYPYNDHYPKVDDTVFIAPGVHIIGDVSIGKNSSIWFNTVIRGDEAPIIIGKRCNIQDNCTCHLYEEYPLILEDEVSVGHNVILHGCTIRKGALIGMGATILDGAEIGESAFIGANTLIPPGKKIPPRTMVMGSPGKVIRELTDKDLQLIQLTIDTYEKKGQEFREQINKGK from the coding sequence ATGTTATATCCTTATAACGACCACTACCCGAAAGTAGATGATACTGTCTTTATTGCTCCGGGTGTACATATAATCGGTGATGTTTCGATCGGCAAAAATTCAAGCATTTGGTTTAACACTGTTATTCGCGGTGACGAAGCTCCGATTATTATCGGTAAGCGTTGTAACATCCAAGACAATTGTACATGTCATCTATACGAGGAATACCCTCTTATACTTGAAGATGAAGTGTCTGTTGGGCATAATGTCATTCTACATGGCTGCACAATCCGTAAAGGTGCCTTAATCGGAATGGGTGCGACCATTCTGGACGGGGCAGAGATTGGCGAATCAGCCTTTATTGGTGCCAACACGCTCATTCCACCAGGGAAAAAGATTCCTCCTCGTACGATGGTCATGGGATCACCTGGGAAGGTCATTCGGGAACTTACCGACAAGGACCTTCAACTCATCCAACTCACAATCGACACGTATGAGAAAAAAGGACAAGAATTTCGCGAACAGATTAATAAAGGAAAATAA
- a CDS encoding ABC transporter substrate-binding protein — translation MKRLWKSLVGVSLASVLVLGGCGSTEDTQGGGEGGDDTEKTVTVAINQFVEHPSLDAATEGFKKALAENGFTEGENLEYVIDNAQADMNNIHTIANKHVSDEVDLIFANATPSAQASVQAVKKANAEIPVLFTSVTDPVGAELIEAMDQPGEWVTGTSDTHPEAIPNTIKFIAEQTDAKTVGLIYNPGEQNSVAQVEIVKKAMEGTGLKAAEASVATTADVKQAAESLVDEADVLYIITDNTVVSALESVIKVAQDEDIPMFAGELDSVNRGAMAAYGFDYADLGYETGLMAAAILKGEKKPSDFEAQYPQNLKLVINKTAAEEMGVEIKSEWDDMAEYIE, via the coding sequence GTGAAAAGGCTTTGGAAATCACTAGTTGGAGTTTCGTTGGCAAGCGTATTAGTTCTCGGAGGCTGTGGATCTACAGAGGATACTCAAGGTGGTGGAGAAGGTGGCGATGATACTGAAAAAACAGTAACGGTTGCGATCAACCAATTTGTAGAACATCCATCACTAGATGCAGCAACGGAAGGATTTAAGAAGGCACTAGCAGAGAATGGCTTTACAGAAGGTGAAAACCTTGAATACGTTATCGATAACGCTCAGGCTGATATGAACAACATTCATACGATCGCCAACAAACATGTATCGGATGAAGTCGATTTGATATTTGCCAATGCAACACCAAGTGCACAGGCGAGTGTCCAGGCTGTAAAGAAAGCTAATGCAGAAATTCCAGTTCTTTTCACATCAGTAACAGATCCGGTTGGAGCCGAATTGATTGAAGCGATGGATCAACCAGGCGAATGGGTTACTGGTACGAGTGATACCCACCCGGAAGCAATACCAAATACGATCAAATTTATCGCAGAACAAACCGATGCGAAAACAGTAGGACTTATTTATAATCCTGGCGAACAAAATTCCGTTGCACAGGTTGAAATCGTTAAAAAAGCAATGGAAGGAACAGGTTTGAAAGCTGCGGAAGCAAGTGTTGCGACAACTGCTGACGTTAAACAAGCGGCAGAATCATTAGTCGATGAAGCGGACGTATTATACATCATCACGGACAACACCGTCGTGTCTGCATTAGAATCAGTCATTAAAGTAGCCCAAGATGAAGATATTCCGATGTTTGCTGGAGAGCTTGATTCAGTTAATCGTGGTGCGATGGCAGCATACGGCTTCGATTACGCTGACCTAGGCTACGAAACTGGTCTAATGGCAGCTGCAATTTTAAAAGGGGAAAAGAAACCATCTGATTTTGAAGCGCAATACCCTCAAAACCTGAAGCTTGTGATCAATAAGACAGCAGCAGAGGAAATGGGAGTCGAAATCAAATCAGAATGGGATGACATGGCAGAATACATCGAATAG
- a CDS encoding ABC transporter permease — MFSILFPAVESGIIYAIMALGVYLSFRILDFPDLTVDGSFVTGAGVAAIMLVNGQSPVLATLAGMGAGFIAGCITGILHTKGKVNPLLAGILMMIALYSINLRIMDDRPNIPLLGQDTLFSMFRSFWEGFGIDKTLNSVFTGIGLDPSTWSILFLMILVTFAIKFFTDWFLRTEIGLALRATGDNKQMIRSFSADTNKLTVLGLGVSNAFVALSGALIAQYNSFADIGMGIGMIIIGLASVIIGEALFGIKTIMRTTLAVIGGAIIYRLVIGLALEVGFKAGDLKLITAILVVIALVLPKILENQKERTRKKRKRAELEKMYAVGPEKEGEDVASTKSDSQSV, encoded by the coding sequence ATGTTCTCAATTTTGTTCCCGGCTGTTGAATCGGGTATCATCTACGCGATCATGGCGCTCGGTGTTTACCTCTCCTTTCGTATTCTTGATTTCCCCGACTTAACCGTTGATGGTAGCTTTGTCACCGGTGCTGGTGTTGCTGCCATTATGCTTGTAAACGGACAATCACCTGTGTTGGCGACGTTAGCTGGAATGGGTGCAGGGTTTATTGCAGGCTGCATCACAGGGATTTTGCATACGAAAGGAAAAGTTAATCCATTACTTGCCGGGATTCTCATGATGATTGCACTTTATTCCATTAATCTTCGAATTATGGATGATCGGCCAAACATCCCATTACTTGGGCAAGATACTCTTTTCTCAATGTTTCGTTCTTTCTGGGAAGGCTTCGGGATTGATAAGACACTAAATTCAGTGTTTACAGGTATTGGGCTCGATCCATCTACTTGGTCCATCTTATTCTTAATGATTCTCGTTACATTTGCGATTAAATTTTTCACCGATTGGTTTTTGCGAACGGAAATTGGATTGGCATTGCGGGCGACAGGTGATAACAAACAGATGATCCGTAGTTTTTCTGCAGATACGAATAAGCTGACGGTTCTCGGCCTGGGTGTTTCCAATGCATTTGTAGCTTTATCAGGGGCGCTGATTGCGCAATACAATTCATTTGCAGATATCGGAATGGGAATCGGGATGATAATTATCGGTCTTGCCTCTGTCATTATAGGTGAAGCTTTATTCGGAATCAAAACGATCATGCGGACGACCCTTGCAGTCATAGGAGGAGCAATCATTTACCGACTCGTCATCGGTTTGGCGCTTGAGGTTGGTTTTAAGGCAGGAGATTTGAAGCTCATTACAGCGATTCTTGTGGTCATTGCTCTTGTCCTTCCGAAGATACTTGAAAACCAAAAGGAACGGACACGTAAAAAGCGAAAGCGGGCAGAATTAGAAAAGATGTACGCAGTCGGCCCTGAAAAGGAGGGTGAAGACGTTGCTTCAACTAAATCAGATTCACAAAGTGTTTAA